The Streptomyces sp. NBC_00670 genome window below encodes:
- a CDS encoding prenyltransferase/squalene oxidase repeat-containing protein, translating to MTTPRTEHLVLPGVLTAEQAAETVAGILAVQREDGAIPWFRGHHLDPWDHTEAAMALDAAGEHEAAARAYEWLARHQNPDGSWYAAYADGDFRRVTDRGRETNFVAYPAVGVWHHYLSTGDDTFLDRMWPMVYAAVEYVLGLQQPGGQIGWKGEDDGGATAEALLTGSSSVHHALRCALALAEQREEPQPDWELAVGALRHAIRRHPERFLDKSRYSMDWYYPVLGGALAGAEATARIEEGWDRFVVPGLGVRCVVPNPWVTGGESAELALTLWATGESDRALDILKSIQHLRDAESGLYWTGYVFEDATVWPRELTTWTAGSLLLAVAALGGDEATCTVFGGAHLPRGLDPDCCGG from the coding sequence GTGACCACTCCCCGGACAGAACACCTCGTCCTGCCCGGGGTCCTCACCGCCGAGCAGGCCGCCGAGACCGTCGCCGGCATCCTCGCCGTGCAGCGGGAGGACGGGGCGATCCCGTGGTTCCGCGGGCACCACCTCGACCCCTGGGACCACACCGAAGCCGCGATGGCCCTGGACGCGGCGGGCGAGCACGAGGCCGCCGCACGGGCGTACGAGTGGCTCGCGCGCCACCAGAACCCGGACGGCTCCTGGTACGCCGCCTACGCCGACGGCGACTTCAGGCGCGTCACCGACCGCGGCCGGGAGACCAACTTCGTCGCCTATCCGGCCGTCGGCGTGTGGCACCACTACCTGTCCACGGGCGACGACACGTTCCTGGACCGCATGTGGCCCATGGTGTACGCGGCCGTCGAGTACGTGCTCGGGCTCCAGCAGCCCGGCGGCCAGATCGGCTGGAAGGGCGAGGACGACGGCGGCGCCACCGCCGAGGCGCTGCTCACCGGCTCCTCCTCCGTCCACCACGCGCTGCGCTGCGCGCTCGCCCTCGCCGAACAGCGCGAGGAGCCGCAGCCGGACTGGGAGCTGGCGGTGGGCGCGCTGCGCCACGCGATCCGCCGGCACCCGGAGCGGTTCCTGGACAAGTCCCGCTACTCGATGGACTGGTACTACCCGGTGCTGGGCGGCGCGCTGGCCGGCGCGGAGGCCACGGCGCGCATCGAGGAGGGCTGGGACCGCTTCGTCGTGCCCGGGCTCGGGGTGCGCTGCGTCGTCCCCAACCCGTGGGTGACGGGCGGGGAGTCCGCCGAACTCGCCCTCACCCTGTGGGCGACGGGCGAGTCCGACCGCGCGCTGGACATCCTCAAGTCCATCCAGCACCTGCGGGACGCGGAGTCCGGGCTCTACTGGACGGGCTACGTCTTCGAGGACGCGACGGTGTGGCCGCGCGAGCTGACGACGTGGACCGCCGGCTCCCTGCTCCTCGCGGTCGCGGCACTGGGCGGCGACGAGGCGACGTGCACGGTGTTCGGCGGCGCGCACCTGCCGAGGGGGCTCGACCCGGACTGCTGCGGGGGCTGA